Proteins from one Microcaecilia unicolor chromosome 2, aMicUni1.1, whole genome shotgun sequence genomic window:
- the LOC115461989 gene encoding olfactory receptor 10C1-like, whose protein sequence is MRYDNGTVVLEFILLGQWYLLCYPKLLFTFLLVIYILSLMGNALIIYIVQMDSRLHSPMYFFLSNLSLLEMLFCSTTVPTMLAVSLAQRKKVSVPGCMIQVFFLHFVGCTECCLLAMMSYDRFMAVCRPLHYNMAMKKSICLQLAAVSWVSGFLDGLMLAILTSKLPFCGPNEIANFFCDIPPLLKLACVDTRANEAMLSLAGSLLGLIPFIIILLSYYHIISAIQRISSSQDRWKVFSTCASHLTVVCLFYGTVIITYIVPSSSYSINPDRLGSLVYTVLTPILNPLIYSLRNHEVKEAIKKTVWRKVRTSSSLFMS, encoded by the coding sequence ATGAGATATGATAATGGGACAGTGGTATTGGAATTTATTCTCCTTGGACAATGGTATCTTCTGTGTTATCCGAAGCTCCTTTTCACATTTCTGCTTGTTATTTACATCCTGAGTCTGATGGGAAATGCCCTCATCATCTACATTGTTCAGATGGACTCACGTCTCCATAGCCCTATGTACTTCTTCCTTTCCAACCTTTCCCTCCTGGAGATGCTCTTCTGCTCCACCACCGTCCCTACCATGTTGGCTGTCTCCCTGGCACAAAGGAAGAAAGTCTCTGTCCCAGGCTGTATGATTCAAGTTTTCTTCCTCCATTTTGTGGGCTGCACTGAATGCTGTCTGTTGGCTATGATGTCCTATGATAGGTTCATGGCAGTTTGCAGACCATTGCATTACAACATGGCCATGAAGAAGAGCATCTGCCTTCAGCTGGCTGCTGTTTCATGGGTCAGTGGCTTCTTGGATGGCTTGATGTTAGCTATCTTGACTTCCAAGTTGCCCTTCTGTGGACCCAATGAAATAGCCAATTTCTTCTGTGATATTCCACCACTATTGAAACTGGCCTGTGTGGACACTCGGGCCAATGAGGCAATGCTTAGCTTGGCGGGCTCATTATTGGGACTCATCCCATTCATCATCATACTTTTGTCCTATTATCATATCATTTCAGCCATACAGAGGATCAGTTCATCCCAAGATCGTTGGAAGGTCTTTTCCACTTGTGCCTCGCATCTCACTGTGGTTTGTTTATTTTACGGCACAGTTATCATCACCTATATTGTACCCTCATCTAGTTATTCCATTAACCCAGACAGGTTGGGTTCTTTGGTGTATACTGTGCTTACACCGATCCTAAACCCCCTTATCTACAGTCTGAGGAACCATGAAGTCAAAGAAGCTATAAAGAAAACTGTATGGAGAAAAGTAAGAACCTCATCTAGCTTGTTCATGAGTTGA